Sequence from the Fulvivirga ligni genome:
TCCGAGAGTTACTCCCTAATGGCTGGATTTGATCACTAATGGGTTCGCTTTTTTCACCAATTACAATAGGAGTAGAAACCACATCATTGTAGCTGATTGATGCACTGCCAACAATGCCAATAATGTTAATGACAATAAATATAACGGTGATTCCAGCCTGAACCACCCAACTTGGGGCTTTACCAAGAACTTCCTTGACCTCATCAGACCGCTGGTCTAGGGTAGCAATTTTCCTCTTAATAGTTTGAGGATGTTCTGACATATTGTTAATTTCCTAATTCAAGTTGATTCTTCACCAAAAGTAAAATACATACCTTTTTTTTCGGTTAAATACCTATGGGTTCCCTCTTCAACAACCCTCCCCTGGTCTAACACTATAATTTTATCAGCATTTTTCACCGTACTTAATCTATGCGCCACTATAATCACCGTTTTACCCTCATAAAATTTTTCAGATTTTCCATAATCTGTTTTTCATTATTGGCATCAAGCGCACTGGTGGCTTCATCCAGGAAAATGTAGGCGGGCTTTTTTGGATACCGCACGGGCGATTAGAATGCGCTGTTTTTTTAAGGCCACCGCTAATGTTAACTCCACTCCTTCTATTTTGGTATTGTACCCTGACGGAAGTTCTTCTATAAAGTCGGCAATGCAAGCAATTTTTACAGGCATGTTCCAATCTGTACCCTGTCTATGCCTGCCTGAGAGAATCTGACTCAGTGATGTTTCTTACAATGGTGTCTTCAAAAATGAACCCATCTTGCATAACACTTCCACAGTTCTTCCTCCAATAAGGCGTACTAATAGCCTTTAGTGCTTTGCCTCCAATTGAGATGGTCCCTTGATAAGGTTCATAAAATTTGAGCAAAAGCTTAATCAGGGTAGTTTTTCCGCTGCCACTTCACACCTACCAACGCTGTCACCTTACCTTCCGGCACATCAATATTCAAGTTACTCAACACATCTATAGATTCTTCGCCTCCATATCTGAAGCTTGCGCTATCTATTCGTATGCTTTTGTTCAGTGGGAATTTGGTGAGGAATTCCCCATCACCTTCCTCATCTTTTTTGTTATGGATTTCAGCCAGGCGCTCCAGACTTAATTTCGCATCCTGTCCATTTTGGATAAAAGTTATGAAATTGGTTATAGGAAGATTTAGCTGTCCTATAATGTATTGAACGGATAACATCATACCCAATGTAAGACTTCCATCTATTACAGATTTCGCCGCAACAAAGGTGATCAGGATGTTTTTCAATTCATTTAAAAACCGACCTCCTGTATTTTGTATTTGCGACAGGGTAAGGCTATTTATGGATACCTTAAAAAGTTTGATCTGAATTGCCTCCCATTCCCACCTTCTTCGTCTTTCCGACCCATTCAACTTGATTTCCTGCATTCCAGAAATCAGTTGGTAAATGCTACTTTGATTATCAGCTGACCTATCAAACCTCTTATAATCCAAGGTTTTCCTTCTCTTTAAAAAAAGCAAGGTCC
This genomic interval carries:
- a CDS encoding ABC transporter transmembrane domain-containing protein — its product is MVDYGINYRNLNFVYLILMAQLVLFVSQTTVELIRGWILLHMTSRININLISDFLMKLMRLPIAFFDSKNTGDIVQRIYDHERIQEFISTTTLNTLFSAFNLIIFGVVLVYYSVPIFAIFFIGSIIYFGWTLLFLKRRKTLDYKRFDRSADNQSSIYQLISGMQEIKLNGSERRRRWEWEAIQIKLFKVSINSLTLSQIQNTGGRFLNELKNILITFVAAKSVIDGSLTLGMMLSVQYIIGQLNLPITNFITFIQNGQDAKLSLERLAEIHNKKDEEGDGEFLTKFPLNKSIRIDSASFRYGGEESIDVLSNLNIDVPEGKVTALVGVKWQRKNYPD